Proteins encoded by one window of Dehalococcoidia bacterium:
- a CDS encoding class I SAM-dependent methyltransferase codes for MTTTEAEPRLADLPPAPPEYKPPAPLFLWAARTFRPLVGPFLSLWWSRLEKLDGPFDASDLLPPGVTEPTTYPPYYFMKHVHSMPDPGWMHPAMGEFYYKTARWGFYFDREDVIRYYYGKLIAPLNPKRILDVGCAIGEAAIIIAKMFPQAEVIGVDLSAPMLRWARREAERQGVPNVKFYHRDFCDLSYWEDGSFDFVYENYCLHEVPTYAGLACVKEMIRLTRPGGRIAFADWPPAEEPGEYEKRAAMVNIQEPFMLQYLDLRLEERLSELGMINVERLTRVGRNMLVKADKPA; via the coding sequence GTGACGACGACCGAAGCGGAGCCCCGTCTCGCCGATCTCCCGCCAGCCCCACCCGAGTACAAGCCGCCGGCGCCTCTCTTCCTCTGGGCAGCGAGGACATTCCGTCCCCTTGTCGGCCCGTTCCTTTCCCTCTGGTGGTCGCGGCTCGAGAAGCTGGATGGCCCGTTTGATGCGTCCGACTTGCTGCCCCCGGGTGTCACCGAGCCGACGACCTATCCGCCGTATTACTTCATGAAGCATGTCCACTCGATGCCGGACCCCGGCTGGATGCATCCGGCGATGGGCGAGTTCTATTACAAGACTGCCCGCTGGGGGTTCTATTTCGACCGCGAGGATGTCATTCGCTACTACTACGGCAAGCTGATCGCGCCGCTGAATCCGAAGCGGATCCTCGATGTCGGCTGCGCAATCGGGGAAGCGGCGATCATCATCGCCAAGATGTTCCCGCAGGCCGAAGTGATCGGCGTGGACCTCTCGGCGCCGATGCTGCGCTGGGCCCGGCGTGAAGCCGAGCGGCAGGGGGTGCCCAACGTCAAGTTCTATCACCGCGACTTCTGCGACCTGAGCTACTGGGAGGACGGTTCGTTCGACTTCGTCTACGAGAACTACTGCCTCCACGAGGTCCCGACCTACGCCGGCTTGGCCTGCGTCAAGGAGATGATCCGGCTGACCCGTCCCGGCGGCCGGATCGCTTTCGCGGACTGGCCGCCGGCCGAAGAGCCGGGCGAGTATGAGAAGCGCGCCGCGATGGTCAACATCCAAGAGCCGTTTATGCTCCAATATCTCGACCTGCGGCTCGAGGAGCGGCTGAGCGAGCTGGGCATGATCAATGTCGAGCGGCTCACCCGCGTTGGGCGCAACATGCTCGTCAAGGCGGACAAGCCCGCCTGA
- a CDS encoding MaoC family dehydratase, whose amino-acid sequence MQTLPATRKSGPPGSAPDVSFFDIELGPRGPYQVTVTEEDIARWSRIYADDHPWYSGPSPWGGPIAPPSILYYPSQMFLGRYLIGNSPGATRSGGFARYALDCLGPIPVGRPLVVTGEVFDKFVRRGRGYVYYRLEASAAGRLVQRHWKSWAFGLADEEAARSPEKPSEPREDVAGDAIATLAPLRFEITLARMAEFEGPDERNVHTDPALAKQTSGQPPLAQGALSFGLLSRLLTNHFGAGYLEGGSLDVRFIARVFAGETILAGGEIVRRENGVARLRVWCAKEDGTLVTVGTASARERP is encoded by the coding sequence ATGCAGACCTTACCCGCGACCCGCAAGAGCGGTCCGCCCGGCAGCGCGCCCGACGTGTCGTTCTTCGACATCGAGCTAGGGCCTCGCGGGCCCTACCAGGTGACGGTCACCGAGGAGGATATCGCCCGCTGGAGCCGCATTTACGCCGATGACCACCCATGGTATTCCGGGCCATCCCCGTGGGGCGGGCCGATTGCACCCCCGTCGATCCTCTACTACCCGAGCCAGATGTTCCTCGGGCGGTATCTGATCGGCAACTCGCCCGGCGCGACCCGGTCGGGCGGGTTCGCCCGCTATGCGCTGGACTGTCTTGGACCCATCCCTGTCGGCCGGCCACTGGTGGTGACCGGTGAGGTGTTTGACAAGTTCGTGCGGCGCGGGCGCGGCTACGTCTACTACCGCCTCGAAGCGTCGGCGGCGGGGCGCCTCGTCCAGCGGCACTGGAAGAGCTGGGCATTTGGCCTGGCCGATGAAGAAGCGGCGCGCTCTCCCGAGAAGCCGTCCGAGCCGCGCGAGGACGTGGCCGGCGATGCGATTGCGACGCTCGCGCCGCTGCGTTTCGAGATCACCCTCGCCCGGATGGCCGAGTTCGAGGGACCGGACGAGCGGAATGTTCACACCGACCCTGCGCTGGCGAAGCAGACCAGCGGCCAGCCGCCGCTCGCGCAAGGCGCGCTCTCGTTCGGCCTCCTCTCTCGGCTGCTCACCAACCACTTCGGCGCGGGCTACCTCGAAGGCGGCTCGCTCGATGTCCGCTTTATTGCGCGCGTCTTTGCCGGCGAGACGATCCTTGCCGGCGGGGAGATCGTCCGCCGCGAGAATGGGGTCGCGCGGCTCCGTGTCTGGTGCGCGAAGGAGGATGGAACCCTCGTAACGGTTGGCACTGCAAGCGCCCGCGAGCGCCCCTAG
- a CDS encoding glycosyltransferase family 4 protein yields MRIGIVTSAPAEGLLSGTAAAVAGLRGGLVALGHEVVTLRPQGPPRGSLLVHRLLFNLALSRALATLSTDLLVGVGLDGFLWARRQRLAPYVVLLRELVADRFNGGSRFLRSLQARLEAGNAQRADGVVVPSQHVREAVRRRYGVAPERLRVVPEGINLARWRAPAPSAGDGATILCAVPRSGDAAGAEFVQAFAIVHRALPSARAVLVSDHAARPGSGEKAERLGLSGAVLERAVTDEETLRACYQAADLFCLPRASAAATPFFLAAMASGLPIVATTDKAVPEVVPSAAGILVPPGNIEALAEALIALLGAPARRSEMGSAGLQAVAAHDWPVVARGFIEELERPAR; encoded by the coding sequence ATGCGCATCGGCATTGTCACGTCGGCGCCGGCGGAAGGCCTGCTCAGCGGTACTGCCGCGGCGGTCGCCGGGCTGCGCGGCGGGCTGGTCGCGCTTGGGCATGAGGTTGTCACCCTGCGGCCGCAAGGGCCGCCTCGCGGCTCGCTCCTCGTCCATCGCCTGCTCTTCAATCTCGCCCTGTCGCGCGCCCTTGCGACCCTCTCCACGGATCTCCTAGTCGGCGTCGGCCTCGACGGCTTTCTCTGGGCGAGACGGCAGCGGCTCGCGCCGTATGTCGTGCTGCTGCGCGAACTCGTCGCTGACCGCTTCAACGGCGGCTCCCGTTTTCTGCGCTCGCTCCAAGCGCGGCTGGAGGCCGGCAACGCTCAGCGAGCCGACGGCGTCGTCGTCCCCAGTCAGCATGTTCGCGAGGCGGTGAGGCGCCGCTATGGAGTTGCGCCTGAACGGCTGCGGGTAGTGCCCGAGGGGATCAACCTCGCCCGGTGGCGCGCCCCAGCGCCATCCGCGGGCGACGGCGCGACGATCCTCTGCGCGGTGCCGCGCTCGGGGGATGCTGCCGGCGCCGAGTTCGTGCAGGCCTTTGCGATTGTTCATCGCGCACTGCCGTCGGCGCGCGCGGTGCTGGTGAGCGATCACGCTGCGCGCCCCGGCAGCGGCGAGAAGGCGGAGCGTCTGGGGCTGAGCGGCGCGGTCCTCGAGCGCGCCGTGACCGACGAGGAGACCCTCCGCGCCTGCTACCAAGCTGCTGACCTCTTCTGTCTGCCACGGGCTTCTGCTGCCGCCACGCCTTTCTTTCTTGCGGCAATGGCGAGCGGCCTGCCAATCGTGGCGACAACAGACAAGGCGGTTCCGGAGGTGGTGCCGAGTGCGGCGGGCATTCTCGTGCCGCCCGGCAACATCGAAGCGCTGGCCGAGGCGTTGATCGCTCTGCTCGGCGCGCCGGCGCGGCGCAGCGAGATGGGGTCGGCGGGGCTGCAGGCGGTCGCCGCTCACGACTGGCCGGTCGTCGCCCGCGGGTTCATCGAGGAGCTCGAGCGGCCGGCGCGGTGA
- the greA gene encoding transcription elongation factor GreA: MVDKPVFLTPEGRAKLEAELEYLRREKRRQISERISESKEIGGFGDNADLDDARNEQVIVETRIQQLERMLRAATIIKEHDPSTGIVQIGSTVTVVSDDGEEERYTIVGSAEANPRAGKISNESPVGHALLGRKVGEVVQVMTPSGVERLTIRRIE; this comes from the coding sequence ATGGTCGACAAGCCCGTCTTTCTCACCCCGGAGGGACGCGCGAAGCTCGAGGCGGAGCTCGAATATCTCCGGCGCGAGAAGCGTCGCCAGATTAGCGAACGGATCAGCGAGTCGAAGGAGATCGGCGGCTTCGGGGACAATGCCGACCTCGACGATGCGCGCAACGAGCAGGTGATCGTCGAGACGCGCATTCAGCAGCTCGAGCGGATGCTGCGCGCTGCCACCATCATCAAGGAGCACGACCCAAGTACGGGCATCGTCCAGATCGGCTCGACGGTCACGGTCGTTTCCGATGATGGCGAAGAGGAGCGCTACACCATCGTCGGCAGCGCCGAGGCGAACCCGCGGGCAGGAAAAATTTCCAACGAATCTCCCGTCGGCCATGCTCTGCTCGGGCGCAAAGTGGGCGAAGTCGTCCAAGTGATGACCCCCTCGGGAGTAGAGCGGCTGACGATCCGGCGGATCGAGTGA
- a CDS encoding HD domain-containing protein, translated as MTNRTADRPSFAHPHAPALHEVTLAIERGLFVTRLIIPALVALAVFLFRDNLDNWVAVLGLLALVAGYNLGLVGPTMQRFPRFSHTMGILLDTAILLGCAFLTVPDLAARGVTADFWLVFLLFIVGAAFHFGPVGALLYIVFLSAFFAWLSLTYFPPDSITAQNLPVRLTFFFAIGGLVWWLTFELNRRRRSLEAANRSLEEQNRDTIMMLATIVEARDSFTGAHLQRIRYYSEAIARRLGYREPDVSALGEASITHDVGKAYTPDAVLKKAGPLTAEERRIMEQHAADGARILGERPAFRVHREIARHHHERWDGTGYPDRLAGTAIPLSARIVAVADVYDALTSRRPYKEPWESARAAEEVFRLAGTQFDPDVVEAFRQAYRAGEIDAIRARYGEPAAQFGSADVENALADLGTEVAEPGRPVPVGRLTGSAPAADTDLQAGIRTIRSAFTADIAAR; from the coding sequence GTGACCAACCGGACAGCGGACCGACCGAGCTTCGCGCATCCACACGCCCCTGCGCTCCACGAGGTCACCCTCGCTATCGAGCGCGGCCTCTTCGTCACGCGGCTCATCATCCCTGCCCTCGTCGCTCTCGCGGTCTTTCTCTTCCGTGACAATCTTGACAACTGGGTCGCCGTCCTCGGCCTGCTCGCGCTCGTAGCGGGCTACAACCTCGGCCTTGTCGGGCCGACGATGCAGCGCTTTCCGCGCTTCTCTCACACGATGGGCATCCTGCTCGACACCGCCATCCTGCTGGGGTGCGCTTTTCTCACCGTCCCCGATCTCGCCGCGCGCGGCGTGACCGCCGATTTCTGGCTGGTCTTTCTCCTCTTCATCGTCGGCGCCGCCTTTCACTTTGGCCCGGTTGGTGCTCTGCTGTATATCGTTTTCCTCTCGGCATTTTTCGCGTGGCTCTCTCTCACCTATTTCCCTCCCGACTCCATCACCGCCCAGAATCTGCCGGTGCGGCTCACGTTCTTCTTTGCAATCGGCGGGCTTGTCTGGTGGCTGACGTTCGAACTGAACCGTCGCCGGCGCTCCCTCGAGGCTGCGAACCGTTCCCTCGAAGAGCAGAACCGCGACACCATCATGATGCTGGCGACGATCGTCGAGGCGCGCGACTCGTTCACGGGCGCCCACCTTCAGCGTATCCGCTATTACAGCGAGGCGATCGCCCGCCGGCTCGGGTATCGTGAGCCCGACGTCTCAGCGCTCGGCGAGGCGAGCATCACGCACGATGTCGGCAAGGCGTATACGCCGGACGCTGTGCTGAAGAAAGCCGGCCCCCTGACCGCCGAGGAGCGCCGGATCATGGAGCAGCATGCGGCGGACGGAGCGCGCATTCTTGGCGAACGCCCAGCTTTTCGAGTTCATCGGGAGATCGCGCGTCATCACCACGAGCGGTGGGACGGCACCGGCTACCCGGACCGCCTTGCCGGCACAGCGATCCCCCTCTCGGCGCGGATCGTCGCCGTCGCCGATGTCTACGACGCGCTCACCTCGCGGCGGCCCTACAAGGAGCCCTGGGAATCAGCCCGCGCAGCGGAGGAAGTGTTTCGCCTCGCCGGGACACAGTTCGACCCCGACGTGGTCGAGGCATTTCGGCAGGCGTATCGTGCCGGCGAAATCGACGCTATCCGCGCCCGCTACGGCGAACCAGCGGCTCAGTTCGGCTCGGCTGACGTGGAGAACGCACTAGCGGACCTTGGCACAGAAGTAGCAGAGCCCGGACGACCGGTTCCAGTGGGTCGGCTCACAGGCAGTGCGCCCGCAGCGGACACAGACCTGCAGGCTGGTATACGGACGATTCGCTCCGCGTTCACGGCAGACATCGCAGCTCGGTGA
- the cobO gene encoding cob(I)yrinic acid a,c-diamide adenosyltransferase has product MTDPIPPTTTAEALAKRQAARKNLIKKGIVLVNTGLGKGKSTAAFGVLFRAWGRGMRVCVFQFLKHEKGNWGEVRAAKKLGIEWHRMGDGFTWTSRDLDETTAKAIHAWERVKEKITSGEYDLIILDEFTYPLHYGWIDPEEAVGWLREHKPPMLHLIITGRYAPPALIDYADVVTDMTKVKHAYDAGIRAQPGIEF; this is encoded by the coding sequence GTGACCGACCCAATCCCCCCCACCACGACCGCGGAAGCGCTCGCTAAGCGCCAAGCCGCCCGCAAGAACTTGATCAAGAAAGGGATCGTCCTTGTCAACACCGGGCTGGGCAAGGGGAAATCCACAGCCGCTTTCGGCGTGCTCTTCCGCGCGTGGGGGCGGGGGATGCGGGTCTGTGTCTTCCAATTTCTTAAGCACGAGAAGGGCAACTGGGGCGAGGTGCGCGCTGCCAAGAAGCTCGGGATCGAGTGGCACCGAATGGGCGACGGATTCACCTGGACGTCGCGCGACCTCGACGAGACAACCGCCAAGGCAATCCACGCCTGGGAGCGGGTCAAAGAGAAGATCACGAGCGGCGAGTACGACCTGATCATCCTCGATGAGTTCACCTATCCCTTGCACTACGGCTGGATTGACCCTGAGGAAGCGGTCGGCTGGCTGCGCGAGCACAAGCCGCCCATGCTCCACTTGATCATCACGGGCCGCTACGCCCCGCCGGCGCTCATCGACTACGCCGATGTCGTCACCGACATGACAAAAGTGAAGCATGCCTACGATGCGGGGATCCGCGCCCAGCCGGGGATTGAGTTTTAG
- the serS gene encoding serine--tRNA ligase: MLPLAYLREHADAVRTMLAHRGTDAPLDRILALDERRRAIIAENEALKQRRNEVSRQIGRDKERLAALRDEMRRVGDRIKALDDEQRAIEAELDDLLLRVPNVPHSSVPIGATAEDNVVVRVWGERPTFPFPPRPHWEIGEALGILDLPRAAKISGSRFVLLRGAGAALERALITFMLDVHIREHGYTEVWPPYLVEPKAMVGTGQLPKFAGDFYQTQDGLSLIPTAEVPVTNLHREEILEPGTLPIRYVAFTPCFRTEAGSAGRDTRGMIRVHQFDKVELVKFVVPETSYDELESLTRDAEAILQRLGLHYRTVVLCTGDLGFASAKTYDLEVWMPGQDRYVEISSCSNFEAFQARRARIQFRRDAGARAEYVHTLNGSGLAVGRTLAAVLETYQQPDGSVLVPEALRPYLGVDRIG; encoded by the coding sequence ATGTTGCCACTCGCCTACCTGCGCGAGCATGCCGACGCTGTTCGGACAATGCTTGCTCACCGGGGGACGGATGCTCCCCTCGATCGCATCTTGGCGCTTGATGAGCGTCGCCGCGCCATCATCGCGGAGAATGAGGCGCTCAAACAGCGGCGCAACGAAGTGAGCCGCCAGATCGGCCGCGACAAGGAGCGGCTGGCAGCGCTCCGCGACGAGATGCGCCGCGTTGGCGACCGGATCAAAGCGCTCGATGATGAACAGCGCGCCATTGAGGCCGAACTCGACGACCTCTTGCTGCGCGTGCCGAACGTGCCGCACAGTTCGGTGCCGATTGGCGCGACCGCGGAGGACAACGTCGTCGTCCGGGTGTGGGGGGAGCGGCCGACGTTCCCCTTCCCGCCGAGGCCGCATTGGGAGATCGGCGAGGCGCTCGGCATCCTCGACCTTCCCCGCGCTGCCAAGATCAGCGGCTCGCGCTTTGTCCTCCTGCGCGGGGCCGGCGCCGCGCTCGAACGGGCGCTCATCACCTTCATGCTCGACGTCCACATTCGGGAGCATGGCTATACCGAGGTCTGGCCGCCGTATCTTGTCGAGCCGAAGGCGATGGTCGGCACTGGCCAGCTGCCGAAGTTCGCGGGCGACTTTTACCAGACGCAAGACGGCCTCTCGCTCATCCCGACTGCCGAAGTGCCGGTCACGAACCTGCATCGCGAGGAGATCCTTGAGCCGGGGACGCTGCCGATCCGCTACGTCGCCTTCACTCCCTGCTTCCGCACCGAAGCCGGGTCGGCCGGCCGCGATACGCGCGGCATGATCCGGGTGCATCAATTTGACAAAGTCGAACTGGTCAAGTTCGTTGTGCCGGAGACGAGCTACGATGAGCTCGAAAGTCTGACGCGCGATGCCGAGGCGATCTTGCAGCGATTAGGCCTTCACTACCGCACGGTTGTGCTTTGCACCGGCGACCTCGGCTTCGCCTCCGCGAAGACCTACGACCTCGAAGTGTGGATGCCGGGCCAAGACCGCTACGTGGAGATCTCGTCCTGCTCCAATTTTGAGGCGTTTCAAGCGCGCCGGGCGCGGATTCAGTTTCGGCGCGACGCCGGTGCCCGCGCCGAGTATGTGCACACGCTGAACGGCTCCGGGCTCGCCGTTGGCCGCACGCTCGCCGCGGTGCTCGAAACCTACCAGCAGCCCGACGGCTCAGTGCTCGTGCCGGAGGCGCTCCGTCCCTATCTCGGGGTCGACCGCATCGGCTAG
- the lysS gene encoding lysine--tRNA ligase, translated as MSDVAEQIAQRRAKVAAIRAGGGNPYPARFRRTHTAAEAVAAFEADPDALIPVTVAGRLISKRVMGKATFAHLQDWSGRIQLFARRDSLGDAYDSFLDFDLGDIVGIEGTLMRTRTGEITVDVGKATLLAKSLRPLPDKWHGLTDVEKRYRQRYLDLIANEETRRIVKLRQRVVSAIRRFLDARGFVEVETPVLQLVPGGAAARSFKTYYEALDTEVHLRISLELYLKRLLVGGLDKVYELGRVFRNEGISHKHNPEFTLLETYEAYADYLDVLTMVEELLATVVRDVHGSLQVDLGEHTIDFTPPWRRETLRDAIRSRAGIDFADYPDAESLRAVMRERGLAVDPTLGRGKLIDELLTTFVEPTLIQPTFLLDYPVELSPLAKRKEDDPTLVERFEGFVGGIEIANAFSELNDPDDQRARFEAQLAARAAGDEETERLDEDFLLALEYGMPPAGGLGIGIDRLVALLAGAHSLREVILFPQLRTVR; from the coding sequence ATGTCTGACGTTGCAGAACAGATCGCCCAGCGGCGGGCGAAGGTCGCCGCAATCCGCGCGGGAGGCGGCAACCCCTATCCTGCTCGCTTCCGGCGCACCCACACCGCCGCCGAAGCAGTTGCCGCTTTCGAGGCCGACCCCGACGCCCTCATTCCGGTGACAGTCGCCGGCCGGCTCATCTCAAAGCGCGTGATGGGCAAGGCGACCTTTGCCCATCTCCAAGATTGGTCCGGCCGCATCCAGCTGTTTGCGCGCCGCGACTCCCTCGGCGACGCCTATGACTCCTTTCTCGACTTCGACCTCGGCGACATCGTCGGCATCGAAGGGACCCTCATGCGGACGCGGACCGGCGAGATTACGGTCGATGTCGGGAAGGCGACGCTGCTGGCAAAGTCGCTTCGTCCGCTCCCGGATAAGTGGCACGGCCTGACCGATGTCGAAAAGCGGTATCGGCAACGCTACCTTGACCTGATCGCGAACGAAGAGACGCGCCGGATCGTCAAACTGCGGCAGCGGGTCGTCTCGGCGATCCGGCGCTTCCTCGACGCGCGGGGGTTTGTCGAAGTCGAAACGCCGGTGCTCCAGCTCGTGCCCGGCGGCGCGGCGGCGCGGTCATTCAAGACCTACTATGAGGCGCTCGATACCGAGGTGCACCTGCGCATCTCGCTTGAGCTCTACTTGAAGCGGCTGCTCGTCGGCGGACTGGACAAGGTGTATGAACTGGGGCGTGTCTTCCGCAATGAAGGCATCTCGCATAAGCACAACCCCGAGTTCACGCTGCTGGAGACCTACGAGGCGTATGCCGACTATCTCGACGTCTTGACGATGGTCGAAGAGTTGCTCGCGACGGTCGTCCGCGACGTGCACGGCTCGCTGCAGGTGGATCTCGGCGAGCACACCATCGACTTCACGCCGCCGTGGCGGCGGGAGACCCTGCGCGACGCGATCCGCAGCCGTGCCGGGATCGACTTCGCGGACTATCCCGACGCCGAATCGCTGCGCGCGGTGATGCGGGAGCGGGGGCTCGCGGTCGACCCGACGCTCGGCCGCGGCAAGCTGATCGATGAACTGCTGACGACCTTTGTCGAACCGACCCTCATCCAACCGACGTTTCTGCTCGACTATCCGGTTGAGCTGTCGCCGCTGGCGAAGCGGAAAGAGGACGACCCGACCCTCGTCGAACGGTTTGAAGGGTTTGTCGGCGGCATAGAGATCGCCAATGCGTTCAGCGAGCTGAACGACCCCGATGACCAGCGCGCCCGCTTCGAAGCGCAGCTGGCTGCGCGCGCCGCCGGCGACGAAGAGACGGAGCGGCTCGACGAAGATTTCCTGCTCGCCCTTGAATATGGGATGCCGCCCGCGGGCGGTCTTGGTATCGGCATCGACCGGTTGGTAGCGTTGCTGGCGGGGGCGCACTCGCTGCGGGAGGTGATCTTATTCCCGCAGCTTCGAACGGTGCGCTGA